TAAATTTAAATTGGCTCAATGGTTCAAAAACAAACCTTCAAAACCCAAAGGGCCAAAGCCTGTGCAGAGAAGCAGTACTTATATAAATCCAAACATGCAACACCGGCCCTCTCAAGAAGAAATTGACTTGATACTCGATAAAATAAATGCATCGGGATACGAAAGCCTTAATACTTACGAAAAAGATCTTCTCTTTAAAGCCAGTCACGAAGACGATTGATAATATATAGTTTATGTTCATCGTTCACCGTATCGTATTCCCTATAAATATAATTTTCGTCTTACTACTGCTAGGCAGTTATTTAGCCCCTTGGGTTAATCCTGAAAATTACTGGATGGTTGCATTTTTGGGCTTAATGCACCCTTTCTTGTTACTCATTAATTTCTTATTTGTGGTGTATTGGGCTATCTTTTTAAAATTAAAAGTATTATATTCATTTACTGCTATTCTTTGTGGCTTCACCCATTTTAATTCTACACTCAAAATAACCTCGAGTACCAAGGAAAATGGTAATTTGCTGAAAGTAATGTCGTATAACTGCAACTTCTTCGGCTATGGATTGAAACGCACTACCGATACTAGTCCTTTTTTTGACCTGGTGAAGAAGGAACAGCCGGGTATTATATGTTTTCAAGAATTTATGTGGGAAGACAACAAACGCAAAAACTATATCAATAAGTGTCGCCAAGCTATGGATTGCAAAAACGACTATTTCTATTTGGGCTATAAGGCTATGGACACTATCAGAAGGGAATATGGACAATACATTATCAGTAAATATACAATTATTAATAGAGGTGTCATTGAATTTGGAACTAATAAATTAAATCGTTGTATTTGGGCTGATGTTCTATATAACAATGATACCCTCCGTATATATAATGCCCACCTCGAAAGTATCAAATTGGGCGATGAAGAATATAAAATAATGAAAGATGGCGAAAAGAATGCAGGGCAAATAGAACGTACCAAAAGTATTGTAAGCAAAATGAAAGGTGCTTATATGAACAGAGCCATACAAGCACGTTTGGTATCCGATCATATACAATCGTGTCCATACAAAACTGTATTATGTGGCGACTTCAACGACACCCCTGTATCGTATGCTTATTCAACAATTACCAAAAATATGAAAGACGCATTTGTAGAAAGTGGCTCAGGATTTAGCCGCACATATGCAGGAGTGATGCCTTCATTTCGTATAGATTATATAATGGCCGATAAAAAATCGAATATCTATAATTATACTTTGGGCGAACCATACTTTAGCGACCACCACCTTATAGAAGCATCTGTAACCT
The Bacteroidota bacterium genome window above contains:
- a CDS encoding endonuclease/exonuclease/phosphatase family protein, whose translation is MFIVHRIVFPINIIFVLLLLGSYLAPWVNPENYWMVAFLGLMHPFLLLINFLFVVYWAIFLKLKVLYSFTAILCGFTHFNSTLKITSSTKENGNLLKVMSYNCNFFGYGLKRTTDTSPFFDLVKKEQPGIICFQEFMWEDNKRKNYINKCRQAMDCKNDYFYLGYKAMDTIRREYGQYIISKYTIINRGVIEFGTNKLNRCIWADVLYNNDTLRIYNAHLESIKLGDEEYKIMKDGEKNAGQIERTKSIVSKMKGAYMNRAIQARLVSDHIQSCPYKTVLCGDFNDTPVSYAYSTITKNMKDAFVESGSGFSRTYAGVMPSFRIDYIMADKKSNIYNYTLGEPYFSDHHLIEASVTWDKK